The Synchiropus splendidus isolate RoL2022-P1 chromosome 1, RoL_Sspl_1.0, whole genome shotgun sequence genome includes a window with the following:
- the acadl gene encoding long-chain specific acyl-CoA dehydrogenase, mitochondrial — MFVKNVLKESYHGLLGVCRRGQLIPAAARRLQHSQSQHHDQAAAAPPTRPETSGAKTLMDIGTRRIFNEDHDLFRQSVRRFFQEEVIPHHKEWEKAGQVSREVWEKAGQQGLLGVMTPEKHGGIGGDLFSAAITWEEQMYSNCSGPGFALHSDIVMPYVINYGNREQIERFIPQLTAGTCISAIAMTEPGAGSDLQGVRKNAKRDGSDWILNGNKVFITNGWMADLVVVVAVTNREAKTAAHGISLFLVENGTKGFQKGRKLEKIGLKAQDTAELFFEDVRLPAAALLGEENRGFYYLMNELPQERLVIADMAIASCEFMFEETRNYVLQRKAFGKTIAHLQTVQHKLAELKTEICVGRSFVDSCLQLHAEKRLDASSASMAKFWASDLQNKVATQCLQLHGGWGYMWEYPIAKAFVDSRIQPIYGGTNEIMKELIARTIVSQK; from the exons ATGTTTGTCAAAAACGTTTTGAAGGAATCGTATCATGGATTATTGGGTGTTTGCCGACGAGGACAGTTGATTCCCGCAGCTGCTAGAAG ActccaacacagccagagcCAGCATCATGACCAGGCTGCTGCTGCCCCACCAACACGTCCAGAGACATCGGGAGCCAAGACCCTGATGGACATCGGGACTCGGCGGATCTTCAACGAGGACCATGATCTTTTCCGACAAAGCGTGCGTCGATTCTTCCAAGAGGAAGTAATCCCACATCACAAAGA ATGGGAAAAAGCAGGTCAGGTGAGCAGAGAGGTGTGGGAGAAGGCTGGGCAGCAAGGTCTGCTGGGCGTCATGACCCCCGAGAAGCATGGCGGCATCGGTGGAGACCTGTTCTCAGCAGCCATAACGTGGGAGGAGCA GATGTATTCCAACTGTTCAGGACCAGGTTTTGCTCTGCACTCCGACATTGTGATGCCGTATGTCATCAACTATGGAAACAGGGAGCAGATTGAGCGCTTCATTCCTCAACTGACTGCAGGCACATGCATCTCAGCCATCGCCATGACAGAACCAGGAGCTGGGAG TGACCTTCAAGGGGTGAGGAAGAATGCCAAGCGAGACGGCAGTGACTGGATTCTCAATGGGAACAAG GTTTTTATTACAAATGGCTGGATGGCTGACCTAGTGGTGGTCGTCGCCGTGACCAACCGGGAGGCCAAGACAGCGGCTCATGGCATCAGTCTGTTCCTGGTGGAGAACGGCACAAAGGGCTTCCAGAAGGGTCGTAAGCTGGAGAAGATTGGACTGAAGGCGCAGGACACCGCTGAACTGTTCTTCGAAGATGTCCGTctcccagctgctgctctcctggGGGAAGAGAATCGAGGGTTCTACTACCTGATGAATGAACTTCCTCAG GAACGTCTGGTGATTGCTGACATGGCCATCGCCAGTTGCGAGTTCATGTTCGAGGAAACCAGGAATTATGTGTTGCAGAGGAAAGCTTTCGGAAAGACCATCGCTCACCTGCAG ACTGTGCAGCACAAACTGGCAGAGCTGAAGACTGAAATCTGCGTGGGACGATCCTTTGTGGACAGCTGCCTTCAACTCCACGCTGAGAAGCGTCTGGacgcctcctctgcctccatgGCCAAATTCTG GGCGTCGGACCTCCAGAACAAGGTGGCCACTCAGTGCCTGCAGCTCCATGGTGGCTGGGGATACATGTGGGAATATCCCATTGCCAA GGCTTTCGTGGACTCACGTATTCAGCCCATCTACGGAGGAACGAATGAGATCATGAAAGAGCTGATCGCCAGAACCATAGTCAGCCAGAAGTGA
- the mylz3 gene encoding myosin, light polypeptide 3, skeletal muscle: MTEFTPDQIEDFKEAFGLFDRIGDSQVAYNQVADIMRALGQNPTNKDVVKILGNPTADDMANKRLNFDAFLPMLKEVDALPKGTYDDYVEGLRVFDKEGNGTVMGAELRIVLSTLGEKMSEPEIDALMAGQEDENGSVHYEAFVKHIMSV; this comes from the exons ATG ACTGAGTTCACCCCGGACCAGATTGAGG ACTTCAAGGAGGCCTTCGGTCTCTTTGACAGAATTGGTGACAGCCAGGTGGCCTACAACCAGGTGGCTGATATCATGCGCGCTCTGGGCCAGAACCCCACCAACAAGGACGTCGTGAAGATCCTGGGCAACCCAACCGCCGACG ACATGGCCAACAAGAGGCTCAACTTCGACGCTTTCCTGCCCATGCTGAAGGAGGTCGACGCCCTGCCCAAGGGTACATACGACGACTACGTTGAGGGTCTGCGTGTCTTTGACAAGGAGGGCAACGGCACCGTCATGGGCGCTGAGCTGCGCATTGTGCTGTCCACCCTGG GAGAGAAGATGAGCGAGCCCGAGATCGACGCCCTCATGGCCGGTCAGGAGGACGAGAACGGCAGTGTGCACTATGAGG CTTTCGTCAAGCACATCATGTCTGTGTAA